GATTACGGTGTCCATACCGGTGAGTCCTTTGATTATCCGGATGTGGCCATTCCTCTGGCAAAGGATGTGGCAGAAGGAAGGGGTGCCAGGGGGATTCTTATCTGTGGTACCGGGGTGGGAATGTCTATTGCGGCAAACAAAGTGAAGGGGATAAGAGCGGCACTCTGTCACGACGTATTTTCAGCACGGGCTTCTCGGGAACATAACAACGCTAATATTTTAACTATGGGTGAAAGAGTGATTGGGAAGGGCTTGGCGCGGGAGATCGTGAAGGTGTGGCTCGAGACAGATTTTCAGGGAGAGCGACATGCGCGACGCCTGGAAAAAATAGAAAGGTACGAACGGTTGTGAAGGAAAGACCCGATTGGGA
This portion of the Atribacterota bacterium genome encodes:
- the rpiB gene encoding ribose 5-phosphate isomerase B, with product MKVLLGSDHAGVQLKEDLKIFIQSLGHEVEDYGVHTGESFDYPDVAIPLAKDVAEGRGARGILICGTGVGMSIAANKVKGIRAALCHDVFSARASREHNNANILTMGERVIGKGLAREIVKVWLETDFQGERHARRLEKIERYERL